One Deltaproteobacteria bacterium CG11_big_fil_rev_8_21_14_0_20_49_13 DNA segment encodes these proteins:
- the dacB gene encoding D-alanyl-D-alanine carboxypeptidase/D-alanyl-D-alanine-endopeptidase, whose translation MRKPLFLTVICFCSSIVFAAPLDQKVEQIIRNNKLKNTRAGVYAVSLPKNKVVIDINKELPLNPASCMKLVTSAVALKTLGPDYRFPTDFYLADSDLWVKGYGDPSFVIERLEEAVNGLIAKGLPVSIDDVYIDDTYLDGGSFPGRQKGSARSYNAMTSAVALNHGSVTVEVFPGDKSGRPAQVVVDAPGVKVVNKAVTGPRRGKTTVSIKRSYTKDGDIVVVSGRIPTNSSGRKQYFNVANPTQHFGDSLKAMLVAKGVRVNGDVHYGIVPKASRPLMEEMSPPLSEILKNMNKNSSNFMAEQLTKAIGAKVKGAPGSTEKGVSAYRGYLEHLGASGFSIENGSGLSYKNELTPYDLYLVMSDIYSDRHLRDVYIDSLSIAGEDGTLKRWNNALSGKLKAKTGSLNGVSSLAGFWPQRNETILFVIFLNGGVDFTRGRRVSQAIVETFTDL comes from the coding sequence ATGAGAAAGCCGCTTTTTTTAACCGTCATTTGTTTTTGCTCTTCGATAGTCTTCGCGGCGCCGCTCGATCAGAAGGTCGAGCAGATAATAAGGAACAACAAGCTGAAAAACACAAGGGCGGGCGTATATGCGGTTTCTCTCCCCAAGAACAAGGTTGTTATCGACATAAATAAGGAGCTCCCATTAAATCCAGCCTCCTGCATGAAGCTAGTGACGAGCGCCGTTGCACTCAAGACCCTTGGCCCTGATTACAGGTTCCCGACCGATTTCTATCTGGCAGACTCCGATCTTTGGGTGAAGGGATACGGGGACCCGTCATTTGTAATAGAGAGACTAGAAGAAGCGGTTAACGGCCTCATAGCAAAGGGCCTGCCTGTAAGCATAGACGATGTATATATAGATGATACCTATCTCGACGGCGGTTCCTTTCCTGGGAGACAAAAGGGGAGCGCCCGCTCATATAACGCCATGACCAGCGCTGTTGCGCTCAACCACGGTTCCGTTACGGTCGAGGTCTTCCCCGGCGACAAGTCCGGAAGGCCGGCGCAGGTTGTTGTCGATGCGCCGGGAGTGAAGGTGGTCAATAAGGCGGTAACAGGACCTAGGCGCGGCAAGACCACGGTAAGCATCAAGAGAAGTTATACCAAAGACGGTGATATAGTGGTCGTCAGCGGAAGAATACCCACGAACTCCTCCGGCAGAAAACAGTATTTCAATGTTGCAAATCCTACCCAGCACTTTGGCGATTCATTGAAGGCGATGCTGGTTGCTAAAGGGGTTCGTGTTAACGGTGATGTACATTATGGCATCGTGCCGAAGGCATCAAGGCCCTTGATGGAAGAGATGTCCCCTCCGCTTTCCGAGATCCTAAAGAACATGAACAAGAACTCGAGCAACTTCATGGCCGAGCAGTTAACAAAGGCGATAGGTGCGAAAGTTAAGGGGGCGCCGGGTTCCACTGAAAAGGGGGTTTCGGCCTATCGTGGATATCTTGAACATCTTGGTGCGAGCGGTTTTAGCATCGAGAACGGTAGCGGACTTTCGTACAAGAACGAGTTGACCCCTTACGACCTCTATCTTGTAATGAGCGACATATATTCAGATCGTCATTTAAGGGATGTCTATATCGATTCGTTGAGCATAGCGGGGGAGGATGGCACGCTCAAGAGATGGAACAACGCCCTGAGCGGGAAGCTTAAGGCAAAGACCGGCTCGCTTAACGGGGTAAGCTCGCTTGCAGGATTCTGGCCCCAGAGAAATGAAACGATTCTCTTTGTCATCTTTTTGAACGGAGGGGTCGACTTTACAAGGGGAAGAAGGGTTTCTCAAGCGATAGTGGAGACGTTCACAGATTTATGA
- a CDS encoding ATPase, with the protein MIKEYIKRESYLKKIGPFINKDIIKVLVGERCVGKSYILYQIMDMILEEDKSANIIYINKELSDFDHITDHKSLLKFVEEKTEASKKRNFLFIDEIQDIISFEKALRSLKASGKYDIYCTGSNANMLSSDLSTYLSGRYIEIEIHSLSYAEFLLFHKLEENEESLLSFIKYGGLPYLIHLELNDDVAYDYLRNVKNTILFKDIISRFNIRNVAFLERLVEYIADNLGSLVSAKKISDFLKSQQTKISPSVVLDYLSHLRSAFFIHQVQRQDIKGKKIFEVNDKYFFEDLGLRNSIISYNQADIGKVLENLVFSHLKASGYNVRAGQLGKKEIDFIGEKDGERLYVQVAYLITDENREREFGNLLEIDDNYPKLVVSMDTLIGGSSYKGIKHVNLRHFLTSPIAY; encoded by the coding sequence ATGATTAAAGAATATATAAAACGAGAAAGTTACCTCAAAAAGATCGGTCCTTTTATTAACAAGGATATTATAAAGGTTCTTGTTGGCGAGAGATGTGTTGGCAAGAGCTATATCTTATATCAGATCATGGACATGATATTGGAGGAAGACAAGTCTGCCAATATCATTTACATCAATAAGGAGCTAAGCGATTTCGATCACATTACCGACCACAAATCTCTTCTAAAATTTGTCGAAGAAAAGACAGAGGCATCTAAAAAAAGAAACTTCCTCTTTATTGACGAAATACAGGATATCATTTCCTTTGAAAAGGCCCTGCGAAGCCTTAAGGCTTCCGGCAAGTACGATATATATTGCACGGGAAGTAATGCGAACATGCTATCGAGCGACCTTTCAACTTATCTTAGCGGTCGCTATATTGAGATCGAGATCCACAGCCTTTCCTATGCGGAATTTTTGTTGTTCCATAAACTCGAAGAAAATGAAGAATCGCTCTTGAGCTTCATAAAATATGGCGGGCTTCCGTACCTCATCCATTTGGAATTAAATGACGACGTTGCTTATGATTATCTCCGGAACGTCAAGAATACTATCCTCTTCAAAGATATCATCTCCCGGTTCAATATCAGGAATGTCGCATTTCTGGAAAGACTTGTGGAGTATATAGCGGACAACCTTGGCAGTCTTGTATCTGCGAAGAAGATCAGCGACTTCTTAAAATCACAGCAAACGAAGATATCACCGAGCGTTGTTCTTGACTATCTCTCACACCTAAGATCGGCTTTCTTCATCCATCAGGTACAGAGGCAAGATATTAAGGGGAAAAAGATATTCGAGGTTAATGACAAATACTTTTTTGAAGACTTAGGCCTTAGAAATTCCATCATCAGTTATAATCAGGCCGACATTGGTAAGGTTCTTGAGAATCTTGTTTTCTCTCATCTCAAGGCCTCAGGCTATAACGTTAGGGCCGGACAATTAGGAAAAAAGGAGATCGATTTCATCGGCGAAAAAGATGGCGAACGTTTATATGTCCAGGTGGCGTATCTCATCACCGACGAAAATCGAGAAAGAGAGTTCGGCAACCTACTTGAGATCGATGATAACTACCCCAAGCTCGTCGTTTCAATGGATACGTTGATCGGCGGCAGCAGTTATAAGGGGATCAAGCATGTCAATCTGCGGCACTTCCTAACTTCTCCAATTGCTTATTAG